In a genomic window of Methylobacter sp. YRD-M1:
- a CDS encoding UPF0182 family protein, with the protein MRNWKLLLASLGVILVVAGIVYAAFYFIFLDLIVDFWWFRELKFEAYFWLRLLYRFFLSGGVTLIFFSIFFFHFWIASRYLGLNPPDEIFDNIDKKRRFRRFADMFMSGSMRIYTLISLLLAILIAIPFYQQWETALLYFFGSDSGVTEPVYGNDVSFYMLSYPIYILIQKELLFTAILLFISVSALYWLEHVFVPHQSKEFPLGAKIHLGVLIGFIVLFVVWGFMLERFSLLYTDTHEPVFSGPGFVEIRYRLPFIWLSIVTFLTTAITASLFIFSEKHRIKTPFFISAGAFLLVIFFPKIEAIPAAIQKFIVNPNPVRTERQFMLNNIEATLDAYDLRHIDVVELPIKLDATDDIQTWSTQKFFENIPVWDRELLIDAYRQLQGLRPYYSFPYVDEDRYFILDHTRQVNLGAREINTSKLPPEAQSWENVHLRYTHGYGAVVSPAAQDAGKPLVWYLRDLNMHSPVGLSVKYPDIYYGQEDYTYAIVPNKLNIVGITGSLTDPGVEAIYRGKGGIPIPSLFRKALFSFYFGDEKIFFSTNVTNQSRILMRRNVPERINKLTPFLHLDKDPYLVIGKDRFFWIQDAYTLSNWYPVSKQAADDFLDGAQKFNYIRNSIKVVVDAFDGEVTYYISDPSDALIKAYSNAYPSLFKNIEEMPVELRTHLRYPRDLYYAQMKIFAKYHQRTPELFYEQAETWQFANVRDQQVMPYYQTMDFGHCNHKEEFVMINPMTPINRTNLSMIGVASILDTVGCGLDYTPSVTVYRFLKDVQVNGPAQVEALIEQNPEIAAQFTLWDQRGSRVSLGRMVILPIGNTVLYVQPVYMLSTRNYIPELARVIVSIGNHTVMDTTLWGAFSRLKNLYYKEASEIGGTGTAKPPEEPAKQ; encoded by the coding sequence ATGCGGAATTGGAAGCTTTTACTCGCCTCGCTAGGAGTGATCCTAGTCGTCGCCGGCATTGTGTATGCCGCCTTTTATTTCATCTTTCTCGATCTGATCGTCGATTTCTGGTGGTTCCGGGAATTAAAATTCGAGGCCTATTTCTGGTTAAGGCTGCTCTACAGATTCTTTTTGTCCGGCGGCGTTACGCTGATTTTCTTTTCGATTTTCTTTTTCCATTTCTGGATTGCCTCGCGTTATCTGGGCCTGAATCCGCCCGATGAAATCTTTGACAACATAGATAAAAAACGCCGCTTCCGGCGCTTTGCCGATATGTTCATGAGCGGGTCGATGAGAATCTATACGCTGATCTCGTTGCTGCTGGCCATTCTTATTGCGATACCGTTCTATCAGCAGTGGGAAACTGCATTGCTGTATTTTTTCGGCAGTGATTCGGGCGTAACCGAACCGGTTTACGGCAATGACGTCAGTTTCTACATGCTGTCCTATCCAATTTATATCCTGATCCAAAAGGAATTGCTGTTTACAGCCATTTTGCTGTTCATCTCGGTCAGTGCGTTGTACTGGCTGGAGCACGTCTTTGTGCCGCATCAGAGCAAGGAATTCCCGTTGGGCGCCAAGATTCACTTAGGCGTGCTGATCGGTTTCATCGTGTTATTTGTCGTCTGGGGCTTCATGCTGGAGCGGTTCTCGCTGCTTTATACCGACACGCACGAACCGGTGTTTTCTGGTCCCGGCTTTGTAGAAATCCGCTATCGATTGCCGTTTATCTGGCTCAGTATTGTGACATTCCTGACAACAGCCATTACGGCCAGCCTGTTTATTTTTTCGGAAAAGCACCGCATCAAAACACCGTTCTTTATCTCGGCAGGCGCATTTCTGTTGGTTATATTTTTTCCGAAAATTGAAGCGATTCCGGCAGCCATACAAAAATTCATTGTCAATCCAAACCCGGTCAGGACTGAAAGACAGTTCATGCTAAACAATATCGAGGCCACACTCGATGCTTACGATTTAAGGCATATCGATGTTGTCGAGCTGCCGATCAAGCTCGATGCGACTGACGATATCCAGACCTGGAGCACGCAGAAATTCTTCGAAAACATTCCGGTCTGGGATCGCGAACTGCTGATAGATGCTTACCGTCAGTTGCAGGGCCTCAGACCTTATTACAGTTTTCCGTACGTCGATGAAGACCGCTATTTCATCCTTGATCACACCCGGCAGGTTAATCTGGGCGCGCGCGAAATCAATACATCAAAGCTGCCTCCCGAAGCACAGAGCTGGGAAAACGTCCATTTGCGCTACACGCACGGCTATGGTGCCGTTGTTTCGCCGGCCGCTCAGGATGCCGGCAAGCCGCTGGTCTGGTATTTGCGTGATCTGAATATGCATTCGCCGGTCGGCTTAAGCGTCAAATATCCGGACATTTATTATGGACAGGAAGACTATACCTATGCCATCGTTCCTAACAAATTGAATATCGTCGGCATCACCGGCTCCCTGACTGATCCTGGCGTGGAAGCGATATACAGGGGCAAAGGCGGCATCCCGATTCCGTCGCTGTTCAGAAAAGCATTGTTCTCTTTTTATTTCGGAGACGAAAAAATATTTTTCTCTACCAACGTGACCAACCAGAGCAGAATTCTGATGCGCCGCAATGTTCCTGAGCGCATCAATAAGCTGACGCCGTTCCTGCATCTGGACAAGGATCCTTATCTGGTCATCGGCAAGGATCGGTTTTTCTGGATACAGGATGCCTATACCCTATCGAACTGGTATCCTGTTTCCAAGCAGGCAGCCGATGATTTTCTCGACGGCGCGCAAAAATTCAACTATATCCGCAACTCAATCAAAGTTGTTGTCGACGCCTTTGACGGCGAGGTGACCTATTACATTTCCGACCCGTCGGATGCCCTCATCAAGGCTTACAGCAACGCTTATCCCAGCTTGTTTAAGAACATCGAGGAAATGCCGGTCGAATTGCGCACCCATTTGCGTTATCCGCGTGATCTGTACTATGCGCAGATGAAAATTTTTGCCAAATATCATCAGCGCACTCCCGAACTGTTCTATGAGCAGGCCGAAACTTGGCAGTTTGCCAACGTGCGTGATCAACAGGTCATGCCGTATTATCAAACCATGGATTTCGGTCACTGCAATCATAAGGAGGAATTTGTCATGATCAATCCGATGACGCCGATCAACAGGACCAATTTGAGCATGATAGGCGTAGCCAGCATACTCGATACAGTCGGTTGCGGCCTGGACTATACACCCAGCGTGACGGTTTACCGATTCCTGAAGGATGTTCAGGTCAACGGCCCTGCACAGGTTGAAGCATTGATTGAGCAGAATCCGGAAATTGCCGCTCAATTCACGTTATGGGACCAGCGCGGTTCAAGGGTTTCCTTGGGCCGCATGGTGATTCTGCCGATAGGCAATACCGTACTGTATGTACAGCCCGTGTATATGCTGTCCACCCGAAATTACATTCCCGAACTGGCCCGCGTCATCGTTTCAATCGGTAACCATACCGTCATGGATACGACCTTATGGGGCGCCTTCAGCCGCCTGAAGAATCTCTACTACAAGGAAGCCAGTGAAATCGGCGGAACGGGCACGGCCAAACCTCCCGAAGAGCCGGCAAAACAGTAG
- a CDS encoding response regulator codes for MNRILIVEDEEKLARLEADYLHNAGFETFCLADGLAVVPWLKENSVDLILLDLMLPGRDGLDLCRDIRRFSAVPIIMVTARIEEVDRLLGLELGADDYICKPFSPREMTARVKAVLRRMQPLAMEPVSNLLKLDPQSFRISVGKLETELTAVEFQLLQTMYQQPGRIFSRARLMDLMYQDQRIVSDRTIDSHIKKLRKKLADLLPGQEVIHSVYGAGYRYEAPSSNGD; via the coding sequence ATGAACCGTATCCTGATTGTAGAAGACGAAGAAAAACTGGCGCGCCTGGAAGCCGACTATCTGCATAATGCCGGCTTTGAGACTTTCTGCCTGGCCGATGGGCTGGCCGTCGTGCCGTGGCTGAAGGAAAACTCAGTGGATCTGATACTGTTGGATCTGATGCTGCCAGGCCGCGACGGTCTGGATCTGTGCCGGGATATCCGCCGCTTCAGCGCCGTGCCGATCATCATGGTGACCGCACGCATAGAGGAAGTCGACCGCCTTCTGGGACTGGAACTCGGGGCCGACGACTATATCTGCAAGCCGTTCAGTCCGCGCGAAATGACCGCACGGGTCAAGGCCGTACTGCGAAGAATGCAACCTTTGGCAATGGAGCCGGTCTCTAATCTATTGAAGCTGGACCCGCAGAGTTTCAGAATCTCGGTCGGCAAACTGGAAACGGAATTAACAGCGGTTGAGTTCCAGTTGCTGCAAACGATGTACCAGCAGCCGGGGCGCATTTTTTCTCGCGCCAGGCTTATGGATCTAATGTATCAGGATCAGCGTATCGTATCCGACCGGACCATTGACAGCCATATTAAAAAATTGCGTAAAAAATTGGCCGATCTGTTGCCCGGCCAGGAGGTGATCCATTCGGTTTACGGCGCCGGCTATCGCTATGAGGCGCCAAGCAGCAACGGCGATTAA
- a CDS encoding DegQ family serine endoprotease, giving the protein MNNRLVKQLLLMTLLPACLTVPSITHAALPGYAEGQPLPSLAPMLERSMPAVVNISTTTNIQIRENPLMQDPFFRYFFELPNQPPRQQQKNSLGSGVIIDSEHGYVLTNNHVIDKADKIVVTLSDGRQLNAQLVGADPEADVAVIQIPTDNLTELPIADSSQLKVGDFVVAIGNPFGLGQTVTSGIISALGRSGLGIEGYEDFIQTDASINPGNSGGALVNLRGEFIGMNTAILAPSGGNVGIGFAIPANMVMTLKDSLVKHGEVRRGLLGVTTQDLSEDLVKAFNLESKNGAVISRVENNSPAARAGLEPGDIIVSVNGRSVKNSHDIRNIIGLMQIGDKVDIQYFRGSEKRETMATIGKPQRPQLAGNKLHPALQGTILSVSPKDQVEGVLIEKIDTSSKAWRVGLRPGDVIVTANRYRIHNLDELAQVVDSRGPLLINIQRGPEAFFLVLQ; this is encoded by the coding sequence ATGAATAATAGATTAGTAAAACAGTTATTATTGATGACTCTTTTGCCTGCTTGCCTGACAGTTCCATCGATCACGCACGCCGCACTGCCGGGCTACGCTGAAGGACAACCATTACCTTCATTGGCCCCAATGCTGGAGCGCAGCATGCCGGCCGTAGTCAACATTTCTACGACTACCAATATCCAGATCAGGGAAAACCCGCTCATGCAGGATCCGTTTTTCCGCTATTTCTTTGAATTGCCTAATCAACCGCCGCGGCAGCAGCAAAAGAACAGCCTGGGCTCCGGCGTTATCATTGACAGCGAGCACGGTTATGTACTCACCAATAACCATGTCATCGACAAAGCGGACAAGATCGTGGTGACGTTGAGTGACGGCCGCCAGCTCAACGCTCAATTAGTCGGCGCAGACCCGGAAGCCGATGTCGCCGTCATCCAGATTCCGACTGATAACTTAACGGAACTGCCCATTGCCGATTCCAGCCAGCTCAAAGTCGGCGATTTCGTCGTAGCTATCGGCAACCCGTTCGGCTTGGGGCAGACCGTTACATCGGGCATTATCAGCGCCTTGGGCCGATCAGGACTGGGCATAGAAGGCTATGAGGACTTTATCCAGACCGACGCCTCCATCAACCCCGGCAATTCAGGCGGCGCATTGGTCAATCTGCGCGGCGAATTTATCGGCATGAACACAGCCATTCTGGCGCCTTCCGGCGGCAACGTCGGCATCGGCTTTGCGATTCCGGCCAATATGGTCATGACGCTCAAGGATTCGCTGGTTAAACATGGCGAAGTCAGACGCGGCCTGCTGGGCGTAACGACCCAGGATCTGAGCGAGGACCTGGTCAAGGCGTTTAATCTTGAAAGCAAAAACGGCGCCGTGATAAGCCGGGTCGAAAACAATTCGCCGGCAGCCAGGGCCGGCCTGGAACCGGGCGACATCATTGTGTCAGTCAATGGCCGATCCGTTAAAAACAGTCATGACATTCGCAATATCATCGGCCTGATGCAAATTGGCGACAAAGTGGACATACAATACTTCCGAGGCAGTGAAAAAAGAGAAACGATGGCCACGATAGGCAAGCCGCAAAGGCCGCAACTAGCCGGCAATAAGCTGCACCCGGCCCTGCAGGGCACGATATTAAGCGTCTCGCCCAAAGATCAAGTCGAGGGGGTTTTAATCGAAAAGATCGACACATCCTCAAAAGCATGGCGCGTAGGTCTGCGCCCCGGCGATGTCATTGTGACGGCGAACCGCTATCGCATTCATAATCTTGATGAATTGGCCCAGGTCGTCGACTCGCGCGGCCCGCTGCTGATCAATATCCAACGCGGACCGGAAGCTTTCTTTCTTGTATTGCAGTAA
- the moaB gene encoding molybdenum cofactor biosynthesis protein B: MTTEKQFIPLNIAVLVVSDTRTDSDDVSGKTLVERAQDAGHQVMEKKIVPDDIYRIRAAVSAWIADDDINVILTTGGTGVTGRDGTPEAVQPLLDKVLDGFGEVFRMLSYQDIKTSTIQSRAIAGVANATYVFCLPGSSGACRTAWDDLIKEQLDYRTRPCNLVQLMPRLLEK; encoded by the coding sequence ATGACGACTGAAAAACAATTTATCCCGTTGAATATTGCCGTGCTGGTGGTTTCTGATACCCGTACCGACAGCGATGACGTATCCGGCAAAACCCTGGTGGAACGCGCCCAGGATGCAGGCCACCAGGTTATGGAAAAGAAAATAGTCCCTGACGATATCTACCGGATCCGGGCCGCTGTCTCGGCATGGATTGCCGATGATGACATTAATGTCATCCTGACCACGGGCGGCACCGGCGTAACGGGACGGGACGGCACGCCGGAAGCGGTACAGCCTTTACTGGACAAGGTCCTGGATGGTTTCGGCGAAGTCTTCAGAATGCTGTCGTACCAGGACATTAAAACGTCGACGATCCAGTCCAGAGCGATCGCCGGCGTCGCCAATGCCACTTATGTCTTTTGCCTGCCCGGCTCATCGGGCGCCTGCCGTACGGCCTGGGATGATTTAATCAAGGAGCAGCTCGATTACCGCACCCGCCCGTGCAATCTCGTACAACTCATGCCCAGGCTGCTGGAAAAATAA
- a CDS encoding PaaI family thioesterase, whose amino-acid sequence MNLRRLIWNSRWLTDKQRIAWYPPFWLMRLKVLEISPCWRTVRILLRHSWIATNSGGSLFGGFQACLADPIAAMSCAKVFPGYSVWTRSLHLDFRHEGRTGLELRFSLSADQEQQIREELERKGRSTPEFTYAFYQDDGTLCTEIKARIAIRPKGYQPPKRSNK is encoded by the coding sequence ATGAACCTGCGCCGCCTCATCTGGAACAGCCGCTGGCTGACCGATAAGCAACGTATAGCATGGTATCCGCCTTTCTGGCTGATGCGCCTGAAAGTCCTGGAAATTTCGCCGTGCTGGCGTACGGTAAGAATCCTGCTGCGGCACAGCTGGATCGCGACCAATTCCGGCGGCAGCCTGTTTGGCGGCTTTCAGGCCTGCCTGGCCGATCCGATTGCCGCCATGTCCTGCGCCAAGGTGTTTCCCGGCTATTCCGTCTGGACCCGCTCCCTGCATCTGGACTTCAGGCATGAAGGCCGCACCGGCCTGGAACTGCGCTTCAGCCTGTCAGCCGATCAGGAACAGCAAATCCGCGAGGAGCTTGAACGCAAAGGCCGCAGCACGCCCGAATTTACTTATGCTTTTTATCAGGACGACGGGACTTTATGCACGGAAATCAAAGCCCGCATTGCCATCAGGCCCAAAGGCTACCAGCCTCCGAAAAGGAGCAATAAATAA
- a CDS encoding DUF423 domain-containing protein, with protein sequence MNSLFLCLGAISAFLGVSMGAFGAHALKNILSPDMVEIYKTAVSYQMWHALGLVAIAFIPNASALVHWAGWLMFAGILLFSGSLYLLTILNLKWLGMITPIGGVAFLSAWLLIAIFAVKTQS encoded by the coding sequence ATGAACTCACTGTTTCTGTGTCTTGGCGCAATCAGCGCCTTTCTGGGCGTCAGCATGGGCGCATTCGGCGCCCATGCCTTGAAAAACATTCTGAGCCCTGATATGGTCGAAATTTACAAAACCGCGGTCAGCTACCAGATGTGGCACGCGCTGGGCCTGGTCGCTATCGCCTTCATACCGAATGCGTCGGCACTGGTGCACTGGGCCGGCTGGCTCATGTTCGCCGGCATACTGCTGTTTTCCGGCAGTCTGTATCTGCTGACCATCCTGAATCTGAAATGGTTGGGCATGATTACGCCGATAGGCGGCGTTGCTTTTTTAAGCGCATGGTTACTTATCGCCATTTTTGCTGTCAAAACCCAATCCTGA
- a CDS encoding SirB2 family protein, giving the protein MKTIHLAFVALSLFSFIGRVVLSEVNPEMLKQKAFNIGPHVINTILLLSGIILVFQGSWLSMEYGWIIGKIIGLLGYIGLGIMVLHNQGATRWLAFAGALACFAYIGMAAVTKNAWFFL; this is encoded by the coding sequence ATGAAAACTATTCACCTTGCCTTCGTGGCGCTGTCTCTGTTCAGTTTTATTGGCAGAGTCGTACTGTCGGAAGTCAATCCTGAAATGCTGAAACAGAAAGCCTTTAATATCGGCCCCCATGTCATCAATACAATATTGCTGCTCAGCGGCATCATTCTGGTTTTTCAAGGATCATGGCTGTCAATGGAGTACGGCTGGATTATCGGCAAGATAATAGGCCTGTTGGGCTACATCGGTTTAGGCATAATGGTACTGCACAATCAGGGCGCCACTCGCTGGCTGGCGTTTGCCGGCGCGCTGGCCTGCTTTGCCTATATCGGCATGGCCGCAGTGACTAAAAATGCGTGGTTCTTTCTATAA
- the pepN gene encoding aminopeptidase N gives MRDANPQTIYLKDYTVPEYLIDSVELNFTLDDENTQVISRLTMRRNPASQSVGKSLTLSGENLKLLRVNLNDGDDLTAVDYQQTADSLVINEVPQDQRFVLTIENQINPKANTALEGLYLSNGMLCTQCEAEGFRKITYYLDRPDVMARFRTTIIADKNRYPVLLSNGNKIGHGELSENRHWVTWEDPFDKPCYLFALVAGQLHYVEGSFITQSGRNISLQIFVEPHDLDKCDHALQSLKNAMRWDEDVYGREYDLDLYMIVAVSHFNMGAMENKGLNVFNTKYVLARPDTATDSDYEHIEGVIGHEYFHNWTGNRITCRDWFQLSLKEGFTVFRDQEFTGDRTSKAVKRIEDVNMLRTRQFAEDAGPLAHPIRPDSYIEINNFYTLTVYEKGAEIVRMIHTLLGTEDFRKGSDLYFQRHDGQAVTCDDFVKAMEDANDVDLAQFRRWYSQAGTPVLKVQQHYEPTGQTLTLTIAQSCPPTPGQPIKEPLHIPVKVGLINRDGSTASCQLKGTDQASDELTLSVTEAEQSFTFEGLAQQPVVSLLRGFSAPVKLAMDYSLEELAFLLSHDSDTFNRWEAGQQLAGAIITGLIEDCQSGRDMRLDPIIVEAFRKVLEQPWDDLSYFSLLLDLPSETYLAEQMQVVDVEAIHKAWEFVKRTLAQQLQPQFQALYQTNHRDESGQFDAGAIGRRRIKNICLSYLSKLENVDIQSWAEQQFKTARNMTDQMAALATIVNNPHPAAKQCLVDFYQQWRDEALVIDKWFALQASSPMPGTFATVQALMTHDAFDLKNPNRVRSLIGAFSQANQLHFHAANGQGYQFLADQIIALNTINPQVASRMLSALTQWRRYDESRQALMRAQLERIMGTENISKDVYEVASKSLA, from the coding sequence ATGCGTGATGCCAATCCACAAACCATCTATTTAAAAGATTACACCGTCCCTGAATACCTGATCGACAGCGTTGAATTGAATTTCACGCTTGATGACGAAAACACCCAGGTCATCTCCCGGCTTACCATGCGCCGCAACCCGGCCAGCCAATCCGTCGGCAAATCACTGACTTTATCCGGCGAAAACCTGAAACTTCTGCGCGTCAACCTGAATGACGGCGATGATTTAACCGCAGTTGACTACCAACAGACGGCCGATTCCCTGGTCATCAATGAAGTGCCGCAAGATCAACGCTTTGTGCTGACCATCGAAAACCAGATCAACCCGAAAGCCAATACCGCTCTGGAAGGTCTGTATCTTTCCAACGGCATGCTGTGCACGCAATGCGAAGCGGAAGGCTTCAGGAAAATCACCTACTATCTCGACCGTCCCGACGTCATGGCGCGGTTCAGGACCACCATCATCGCCGACAAAAACCGCTATCCGGTGCTGCTGTCGAACGGCAATAAAATCGGTCATGGCGAACTGTCCGAAAATCGCCACTGGGTCACCTGGGAAGACCCGTTCGACAAGCCCTGCTATTTATTCGCGCTGGTCGCAGGCCAGCTGCACTATGTCGAAGGCAGCTTCATCACGCAATCGGGCCGGAACATCAGCCTGCAAATCTTTGTCGAGCCGCATGACCTGGACAAATGCGACCACGCGCTGCAGTCCCTGAAAAACGCGATGCGCTGGGATGAGGACGTCTATGGCCGCGAGTATGATCTGGACCTGTACATGATCGTTGCAGTCAGCCACTTCAATATGGGCGCAATGGAAAACAAGGGGCTCAATGTATTCAACACCAAATATGTGCTGGCGCGTCCCGACACGGCCACCGATTCCGACTACGAGCATATCGAAGGCGTCATCGGCCATGAATATTTCCACAACTGGACCGGCAACCGCATCACCTGCCGCGACTGGTTCCAGCTCAGCCTGAAGGAAGGCTTCACGGTGTTCCGCGATCAGGAATTTACCGGCGACCGGACCTCCAAGGCCGTCAAGCGCATCGAAGACGTCAACATGCTGCGCACGCGCCAGTTTGCCGAGGATGCAGGCCCGCTGGCGCACCCGATCCGTCCTGATTCCTATATAGAAATCAACAATTTCTATACCCTCACCGTGTATGAAAAAGGTGCCGAAATCGTACGCATGATTCACACCTTGCTGGGCACCGAAGACTTCAGAAAAGGCAGCGATCTGTATTTTCAACGCCATGACGGCCAAGCCGTGACTTGCGATGATTTCGTCAAAGCCATGGAAGACGCCAACGACGTCGACCTGGCCCAGTTCCGGCGCTGGTACTCCCAGGCCGGCACGCCGGTTTTGAAAGTACAGCAGCACTATGAGCCGACCGGGCAAACGCTGACCTTGACCATCGCCCAAAGCTGTCCGCCGACGCCGGGCCAGCCCATCAAAGAACCGCTGCATATTCCTGTCAAAGTCGGACTGATCAACCGCGACGGTTCTACTGCCTCATGCCAACTGAAAGGCACTGATCAAGCCAGCGATGAACTGACGCTATCTGTCACCGAAGCAGAACAGTCGTTTACCTTTGAGGGACTAGCGCAGCAGCCTGTCGTCTCCTTGCTGAGAGGCTTCTCAGCGCCGGTCAAGCTGGCGATGGATTACAGTCTTGAAGAACTGGCGTTTTTATTGAGCCATGACAGCGATACCTTCAATCGCTGGGAAGCCGGGCAACAACTGGCTGGCGCCATTATCACGGGACTCATCGAAGACTGCCAATCCGGCCGTGACATGCGTCTTGACCCGATTATCGTCGAAGCTTTCAGAAAAGTGCTGGAGCAACCCTGGGATGATCTGTCCTATTTCTCCCTGCTGCTGGACCTGCCGTCGGAGACTTATCTGGCCGAGCAGATGCAGGTGGTCGATGTGGAAGCCATCCACAAGGCGTGGGAATTCGTTAAACGAACGCTGGCTCAGCAGCTGCAGCCGCAGTTCCAGGCGCTGTACCAGACCAATCATCGCGACGAGTCAGGCCAGTTCGATGCCGGCGCTATAGGCCGTAGGCGCATCAAAAACATCTGCCTGAGCTACTTGAGCAAGCTTGAAAATGTGGACATTCAGAGCTGGGCCGAGCAGCAGTTCAAGACGGCCCGCAACATGACCGATCAAATGGCCGCCTTGGCGACCATCGTCAACAATCCGCACCCGGCCGCCAAGCAGTGCCTGGTGGATTTTTATCAACAATGGCGGGATGAAGCGCTGGTAATCGATAAATGGTTCGCACTGCAGGCATCCAGTCCGATGCCAGGCACGTTTGCCACGGTCCAGGCCTTGATGACCCATGACGCCTTTGATCTGAAAAATCCGAACCGCGTCAGATCCTTGATCGGCGCCTTCAGCCAGGCCAATCAGCTGCATTTTCATGCCGCCAATGGCCAGGGCTATCAATTCCTTGCCGACCAGATCATCGCGCTGAACACAATCAATCCGCAGGTCGCATCACGCATGCTGAGCGCCTTAACGCAATGGCGGCGCTATGACGAAAGCCGGCAGGCGCTCATGAGAGCCCAACTCGAAAGAATCATGGGCACCGAAAATATCTCCAAGGATGTTTACGAAGTAGCGAGCAAAAGCCTGGCTTAA
- a CDS encoding Spy/CpxP family protein refolding chaperone, which produces MNKKIITIAMALALPFAASAVAGTDKEGFEGGYRHGEKMERMTKELNLNEEQKTKMDALFKEQHEKYKSLHEETRARLKEILTPEQMQKMDEIKKRHHEQWKSKRGMEKQK; this is translated from the coding sequence ATGAACAAGAAAATCATAACGATCGCGATGGCCCTGGCTCTTCCTTTCGCCGCATCGGCCGTGGCCGGCACCGATAAAGAGGGTTTTGAAGGCGGGTATCGTCATGGCGAGAAAATGGAACGTATGACCAAGGAACTGAATTTAAATGAAGAGCAAAAAACCAAAATGGACGCGTTATTCAAGGAGCAGCATGAGAAATATAAAAGCCTTCATGAAGAAACCCGCGCGCGCCTGAAAGAAATCCTGACGCCTGAACAGATGCAAAAGATGGATGAAATCAAAAAACGCCATCACGAACAATGGAAAAGCAAGAGAGGCATGGAAAAACAGAAGTAA